The Dreissena polymorpha isolate Duluth1 chromosome 9, UMN_Dpol_1.0, whole genome shotgun sequence genome contains the following window.
TCTCCTCTAAATTTAAAAGCATGTTATGAACCTTTGTTTGAAGGTCTTTTTATGGccatgctttttcaaaaatcggGATTTTGTGGTTATCTCGGCTGTACGTCCGTCCTGGCGACTATCTtatcctacactattagcactggaaccttgaaacttacacacatgatagctatgatcatatgtgcgaccctgcactatttggaattttgatttgacccctgggtcaaaagttatgggggttggggggaggggggggccgcatcagagattttcactcatttgtttatgttattttacattaacttcttcatttctacacagatttacttcaaatggctactgaacatctcttatgacaatacagtcaatctcaactatgcatggccccattaacaaccctggggcgcccccggggtcaaacatgcagcgtggggatatgcgtaggcctctgctgcgccatttctagtaacaataatgtaaaacaagaggacctgaaaggcccaaagttgctcacctgagatacagaGGAACTGACCTGTTCAGTGCAGCCCAACATGTCATTAGAAGAAAGGTTCAGACCAACTTTCATtaagagtgaacaataaatgtaaatttaagagttctaacaaggttttactatagcaaaataagaataaattccccgccccctggcggcaacgTTTTtaaacagactggaaccatttttgtacacatccaagatatcagaacaaatattctgatcaagttttataaagactggataataaatgtgactttaagagtgtttacatgtttttactatagctatatgaggaaaaatgccccaccctctAGTGGCCTTTTTTTTAACCAacggaaaccattttcaaaacttgtccaagatatcattgagacaaatcttctgccaagtttcataaagatcagacaatgaatgtggcccctagagttttaaaaaggttttactatagccatattaggtaaaatgccccgccccctggcagcaatgtttatcaacaaaccggaacaatttttgaactcgcccaagatatcattgggatgtatcttctgaccaagtttcatgtaaagaaagagtgttaacaaggttttactatagcaatattaggaaaagtgcaccgccccttggtggccatgtttttcaaccaaccgtaacaattttttaactcttttaagatattattgaaacaattcttctgaccaagtttcatgaagattggacaataaatgtggcatctagagtgttaacaaggttttactatagccatataagaataaatgccccacctcctggtggccatgtttttcaacagaccagaaccattttcgaaactTATCCaatatgtcattagaacaattcttctaaccaagtttcataaagatttgactgAATATGagtttaagagtgttaacaagtttttatgcatatagtcgccgcttcgtctgtccatgtgtgtgtgcgtccgtccgtgcacaatttttgtccgcgctatttctcagcaactaatgaccggaattttatgaaactttatgggaagcttcactaccaagaggagatgtgcatatcatcagtgggttctggtcggaaattttttcacagagttatggccctttgaaattttccattaactgtacatatagtgcaattcttgtccgggctaattgtcagcaactaatgaccggaattcaatgaaactttatgggaagcttcactaccaacaggagatgtgcatattatcagccggttctggtcggaagattttttacagagttatggccctttgaaattttccattaactgtacatatagtgaaattcttgtccaggctatttgtcagcaactaatgaccggaattcaatgaaactttatgggaagcttcacttccaagaggagatgtgcatattatcagcgggttctggttggatgatttttcacagttatggccctttgaaattttccattaactgtacatatagtgcaaatttagtgcaaattttgtccgggctatttctcatcaactaatgaccgtaattcaattaaactttatgcgaagcttcactaccaagaggagatgtgcatattatcagcgggttctggtcggatgatttttcacagagttatggccctttgaaattttctttacaaaaattattgtcccccaactactgtgccctcaagacgtttccttttatctgaatatatagtgcaatattgtgacaaaaaaaaattgggggagcatcacccatctccgacggcTTCTTTTTACAATAGCttgagccatataaggaaaaatgccctgccccttacgagcatgttttccaaccaactagaaccactttcgaacttgtccaagatatcattaggacaaatcttcatataaggaaaacaatgccccgccccctggtggccttgtttttcaaccaaccggaaccaatttcaaactcgtccaagatttcataggaccaaatttcataaagatcagacaataaatgtggcctctagtgtgttaacaaggaaaaaaggcaatcacaaaagctcaccatgagcacagctaaaaacacatttattgcagaaattctatttttcttttattttaatgaaacaaataaaaaaaaatacagttaataTTATGTTGGTTTTGCTCCAGGGATTTGTGTGTCCAAAATCCGCCCATCCTGAGGCACTAGATTGGGTATTCCATTCCTGATAGGGTATGCCACACCCAAACTGTCACTTATCAACTCATTGTTGGTCTGGTCATAGctgtaaaataaacaacagtatgTTAAACAACATTAGCAGTTTATGCAGATGACGACTTAGCAGTGAAGCACCCATgaatacaattatttgtatttaatgtttattgtaaTGAAAAGGTTTATTCTAGAAGTTAGTGAATGAGGTATGTATATGCAGGAATTGTTTCAAAATTTAgcacttttttattttgaataagtTGGACatcattattaaacaagagcaccccattgcgggtgccaacgctcggctgtgggtgcagttttgaataaatgaaagcttgtcagaagtgacctttgacctagtgacccaaaaatgggtgtggcgtgtagaactcatcaaggtgcatctaatttttggagtttcaaagttgtatgtggaagcactttgattttagagcctatgttaaggtttcAGCAAGACGCAGacgatgagctaaaaatcaaataaattgttattttgaagTATTTTCCGGTCCCTATTTTTCCCCTTCTTAAATCcacttaaatgaatattgttaattaatttgaaTTTCCTTATTCAAATGCTTTCCCATTTATTGTGGTCCCAACTTTTTTTCCCACACATAATCAACAGCATTTACTTAGAAATTGCTCCTAAACTGTCTTTCAAAGGTGCGATTTCTTGGCAGTCATTACATCAAAGTAATTTACCCAATAATGTTCTCTTGTCATCTTCTGTTTACGGCTTACAGGCAGGCGTGATTATCAGCATTAATTGAATATCATCATAtgttgcacattttgaaaggctTATCTATATTAAATTTCTGAAtatatttgacataaacacacatGAATAACTGCATTTGTTTGATTATCTACATTTGTTAAAAAACTTTTACAATCATTTATACGAACACATATGGTCTATATTTGAACCTTTTATGCCACTACTAATTTTCCTAAAACTATACTGGTACAATAGAAATCATCGCTATTTCGAATTTCCTATTTCAACAATTTTTTGACAGTCCCAACTCCCAACAACTTTTTAACTAGGTACACACATAAAAAAACTCATGAATGAATTAAGAGAACTTGCCTTACAGAAGTCAAACTAATTCAGTGCTCAACATAAAACCATTACTCCATTTACTGGATGGTTGTTTGGACACAGGGTACAAAGGGCATTTCTGGCAGACTTTATGGTTTTCACCAAAATCACATTCTTACCGGAGTGGCTGTTTTGACACCGGACACACCAGGACTTTCAACAATGTTGTGTCAAATGGTTTGGCTGCTGCAACATCCCCATTTTCAGCTTGTTGGCAATAGAATCTCGTACATGC
Protein-coding sequences here:
- the LOC127846373 gene encoding UPF0434 protein HEAR2489-like, with protein sequence MALPMKRLAENATKLMKHWTSPSATACTRFYCQQAENGDVAAAKPFDTTLLKVLVCPVSKQPLRYDQTNNELISDSLGVAYPIRNGIPNLVPQDGRILDTQIPGAKPT